A portion of the Pseudomonas sp. PSE14 genome contains these proteins:
- a CDS encoding MFS transporter, with translation MSSPEQRTASVTLQILATVSFTLILYLSIGLLLPVLPGFVHEGLGYDTVTAGVVISLQYLATLVSRPLAGYLTDTHGAKRAVLYGLGVLGAGGLLVLLSTSLESVRWLSLILLLASRLLFGLAQGLLGIGTASWGIALVGTQNTAKVISWNGIVSYGGIAIGAPLGVTLSASLGLWSLGASILLCTALGLLAARGRQAVPIIAGTRMAFHAVLGRVLPYGMCVMLGSIGFGTLATFITLYYGSQGWANPAWCLTAFGVCFIGARLLFSGTVNRFGGFVVAVVCLAVEACGLLLLWQAPGPGFALLGAALTGCGLSLVYPSLGVEAVLRIPASSRSAGLGAYALFFDLAMGVAGPLMGLIAVHHGYASTFLAAAGLAACGFFICLGLLRWTRQRHEELPQD, from the coding sequence ATGAGCTCTCCCGAGCAGCGAACTGCCTCCGTCACCCTGCAGATACTCGCGACCGTTTCCTTCACGCTGATCCTTTACCTCAGTATCGGCCTGCTGCTGCCGGTGCTGCCGGGGTTCGTCCATGAGGGGTTGGGCTATGACACGGTCACCGCCGGCGTGGTGATCAGCCTGCAGTACCTCGCCACCCTGGTCTCGCGCCCCCTGGCCGGCTACCTGACCGACACCCATGGCGCCAAGCGCGCGGTGCTCTACGGATTGGGCGTACTCGGTGCCGGCGGGCTGCTGGTGCTGCTCTCCACCAGCCTGGAGAGCGTGCGTTGGCTGAGTCTGATACTGCTGTTGGCCAGTCGCCTGTTGTTCGGCCTGGCGCAAGGGCTGCTGGGCATCGGCACCGCCAGCTGGGGCATTGCCCTGGTCGGCACGCAGAACACCGCCAAGGTGATCTCCTGGAACGGCATCGTCAGCTACGGCGGCATCGCCATCGGCGCGCCGCTGGGCGTCACCCTGTCCGCTTCGCTGGGATTGTGGAGCCTGGGCGCGAGCATCCTGCTGTGCACCGCCCTGGGCCTGCTCGCCGCCCGTGGCCGGCAGGCCGTGCCGATCATCGCCGGTACGCGCATGGCCTTCCATGCCGTGCTCGGCCGCGTGCTGCCCTATGGGATGTGCGTGATGCTCGGTTCCATCGGCTTCGGCACCCTCGCCACTTTCATCACCCTGTATTACGGCAGCCAGGGCTGGGCCAATCCAGCCTGGTGCCTGACGGCGTTCGGCGTCTGCTTCATCGGCGCGCGGCTGTTGTTCTCGGGGACGGTCAATCGCTTCGGCGGCTTCGTGGTCGCGGTGGTCTGCCTGGCGGTGGAAGCCTGCGGCCTGCTGCTGCTCTGGCAGGCGCCAGGACCGGGCTTCGCCCTGTTGGGCGCGGCCCTCACCGGTTGCGGCCTGTCGCTGGTCTACCCGTCGCTGGGCGTGGAGGCAGTGCTGCGCATTCCGGCCAGCAGCCGCAGTGCGGGGCTGGGGGCCTATGCGTTGTTCTTCGACCTGGCGATGGGCGTGGCCGGTCCGCTGATGGGGCTGATCGCCGTCCACCACGGCTATGCGTCGACCTTCCTCGCCGCCGCCGGCCTTGCCGCCTGCGGCTTCTTCATCTGCCTCGGCCTGTTGCGCTGGACGCGGCAGCGCCATGAGGAACTGCCGCAGGACTGA